A stretch of DNA from Penaeus monodon isolate SGIC_2016 unplaced genomic scaffold, NSTDA_Pmon_1 PmonScaffold_6086, whole genome shotgun sequence:
GAGTTGTTGGACTTGGATTCTCTCTCACTGTCGTCGGCGTCGGTTGGAGAGTTAATCTTCCCGAGTGGGTGAATCGTTTCGCATTCACTCTGTGATGATGTACGATGGCTACCGATTGGACGGTCCGGTTCTGCTGATAATATACTCCTTATCGTCACATCGGGTCTAATTGATGTTCTTTTCGTTCCGCCTGGTCTTCCTTCCCCGACTGGGGAGTTTTGATTTTGTTCCGTTGACATATCGCCGTCGCTAATAGTGGTGCCGTCCAAAATAAACTTGGTCAATGGTTTAGGTGGAGTTTTTAGTAGCTTGTGTGGCGATCCAGCTTTAGAAGAAGTGCGCCTCCTGTAAAGGGCCGATGCCACGGGCGTTACTGACGAAAGTAGTCCACGGTTATTCTCGCCCTTGTTCGGATTCATGTTTATCGCGTTATATATTCCGCTGTAATCGTTTCGACTAGCACAAATCTTCTTCGGGGGTGAACCAGATGTTAACAGCTCAAAGTCCGAGTCCAGAATTCGGGTTTCTGGTTTCCAAACAAACAGGCCGCCGCCTTTACCACCATCAATATCCTGTAATTTATAACGAGATGTGTtgatgccaataaaaaaaaatattcataggtTACGATCAATACAacgcactgtaaaaaaaaatatatgtatatatatttatctgaacCTTGTTACGTATATTATATTTGGAGATTATACCATGACAAAACAGTATATCTCTTGTTGAGTGTGTTCTGACCCAAATGGAGACCGCCACTAAAGCCAGAGGGAGGATGCTGTTGCTACTGTGTCGAACTGAcggagagcaggagttcaggcgaaaggttggtgaccagtatccgatatttggtggtcggagaggtgacatggcgtaggaggaactcctgttccacctgcagaaaccattcaggaaggcaagcaatggtgcaggtgggcaatggcttcaaggcggctgacacactcatggctaactgggctcttaactccgagggtcaccagtgtggttgtaggcaaacgcacaagaagtcaaattactctttattttagag
This window harbors:
- the LOC119571374 gene encoding uncharacterized protein LOC119571374 isoform X2 (The sequence of the model RefSeq protein was modified relative to this genomic sequence to represent the inferred CDS: added 97 bases not found in genome assembly); the protein is MSPLRPPNIGYWSPTFRLNSCSPSVRHSSNSILPLALVAVSIWDIDGGKGGGLFVWKPETRILDSDFELLTSGSPPKKICASRNDYSGIYNAINMNPNKGENNRGLLSSVTPVASALYRRRTSSKAGSPHKLLKTPPKPLTKFILDGTTISDGDMSTEQNQNSPVGEGRPGGTKRTSIRPDVTIRSILSAEPDRPIGSHRTSSQSECETIHPLGKINSPTDADDSERESKSNNSPTDSLCLSKEIEETLTGIENRVETDRGGRAEFEADRHVRSRRTFVPGPDQLNGLAELTFDDIYISEEDDDDDDDHETNHPLEMANSITRVETDRGGRVEFEANRRVRSRRTFVPGPDQLNGLAELTFDDIYISEEDDDDDDHETNHPLEMANSITHGIVDG